In a genomic window of Cuculus canorus isolate bCucCan1 chromosome Z, bCucCan1.pri, whole genome shotgun sequence:
- the LOC128850363 gene encoding translation initiation factor IF-2-like, producing the protein MRNSPQQPWEFSFRSQVTLSQKQDPEEPHIAVGSALRGRLPPRSRLTEPQGGKPPTGSPSPSPTLPAGDAPPRHRGAAQARSQEQQGHEAAAARHLHACRVPEAGGGRRAGSARGAPRVPSGRRPGGTGPAAAELAPRREGKGRKGAGEEAGSGPLMGLSPLVAALGTARRLPRRRAAPAPSEGSRPSRPGTLTGPFLVPPVPGGAPGVSPPPPRPAGPQLGRLFPLRMEAETYPATQTNIETLVGIRRNVEEDKGKPRRLRILRKYRKRGASRMPKASLQRSIVLVGQKTKSVWSGIPSLKFNRQEMQETSC; encoded by the exons ATGCGCAACAGCCCACAACAGCCATGGGAATTCTCCTTCAGGTCGCAGGTAACGTTGAGCCAGAAGCAGGACCCTGAAGAACCCCACATCGCGGTCG GCTCGGCGCTGCGAGGGCGCCTCCCGCCTCGCTCCCGCCTCACAGAACCACAGGGTGGGAAACCACCCACCGGATCACCGAGCCCGTCTCCTACCTTGCCGGCGGGCGACGCTCCTCCGCGGCACCGCGGCGCAGCCCAGGCACgaagccaggagcagcagggacacGAAGCGGCGGCCGCCCGGCACCTCCATGCGTGCCGCGTTCCCGAGGCGGGAGGCGGGCGGCGGGCTGGGAGCGCTCGGGGCGCCCCGCGCGTCCCCTCGGGGCGGCGGCCGGGCGGGACCGGGCCGGCAGCGGCGGAGCTCGCACCGCGccgggaggggaagggaaggaaaggagcgGGGGAGGAGGCTGGGTCCGGCCCTTTGATGGGATTATCGCCGCTCGTGGCGGCGCTGGGCACGGCTCGGCGCCTCCCCCGCCGCCGCGCAGCCCCCGCCCCGTCTGAGGGGTCGAGGCCATCCCGGCCCGGGACCCTCACGGGGCCTTTCCTCGTCCCTCCCGTGCCAGGAGGCGCCCCCGGGGtgtcccccccacctccccgtCCTGCAGGACCCCAGCTCGGCCGCCTCTTCCCCCTGCGG ATGGAGGCTGAGACCTATCCAGCCACTCAGACTAATATAGAAACCCTTGTGGGGATTAGAAGGAACGTGGAGGAAGACAAGGGGAAGCCGCGGCGACTGAGGATCCTGAGAAAATACAGGAAGAGAGGAGCAAGTAGGATGCCCAAAGCATCCCTTCAGAGAAGTATAGTGTTGGTGGGACAAAAGACCAAATCTGTTTGGTCCGGTATCCCATCTTTGAAATTTAACAGGCAGGAGATGCAAGAAACTTCGTGTTAG